In the genome of Coraliomargarita algicola, one region contains:
- a CDS encoding immunoglobulin-like domain-containing protein produces the protein MNDCYGWSHTNFWWPTMLNHRILIIIAFIASSCLGFGVSEVYVDQAADYSPSAPSSGSSVTWLAATDKEVSSLTYGSNAFSSLQEAIDAVDPGGTVYIAAGNYKEGATLVISKDLSLQGDGAETTILSGNSDGDYGVDSGEYRVLDIIGSDTTVYLYDLAVSDGQGNVTGGSSSSNHMGGGINNAGILTLERCIISNNTVTVGGGIYNSGTLTITNCTLSQNRGSGGALAMASGSATITSSILSDNFSYNNGGAISMDANTSVTLIGSVLNSNTAYSGAAIYSSNNASLSLEGCTLIDNEAESDGGAINTLTNGTLSIIDTEIEGNTSTAGNGGGIAIGKSTHVSLTGSSISNNYASAQGGGIFNAGILIVEDSSLASNSGYSGGGLYNETDGTYGNSEDGQAQLTRCQITQNTSRAQNGGGIYNASGGSTDLTAIRDENNVLLPDDGAVLNLIDTRIEQNSSGNHGGGLYNQGTATIENCIFNANTSKSDGAAIYNYSAEYTHYTTAIGDILVSPGEVVMTNTTLSGNQATNNYNNHTRGGGLYNERSEAAIYNCTITNNTATFGGGIYNAKTLLLANSLLLGNSVTGSAGGVNLWEDSAITSAGGNIVNTPTGYSVADIIASLAENGGATQTHAIIPGGPAHNAGDKKAIPSGLTTDQRGANRIGDGAVDVGAYEYYDTQPQLISSVPSINSYELDSGSTITLTANMSLLAGSGDIIVRSVESGDAIPSSFTVSGTSVIITLGSIDEISGMSQVYLEIQGNALYSNDGNSVPVAVSGAFTYFTKPDKVYIDQLADFDPSYPSIGESVTWTSKDGSSVSGLIYGFNAFPYMGDALHQVKTGGKIYLASGEFATGATLELTRSVSIIGEGADETILTGENSYRIFRVSGSTTTIKMESLSLQNGSPGISENHYGGAILNEGGTLILKYLSFENNLAGYGGAIMNTAGVVQIYSSAFSQNEAIYGGGGIANISLSEYAELNLVNSAFSNNISNVSEYSLVSGGAAILNFEISPSMPATMQIFNCTISGNHSVKGNSGGVLSESSDAISIRNSIIVGNSSAVSSDDNVALFPEVSDENNLFEIPSGYALSDLISSFGDHGGSVHSFALVAGSPAIDAGINTALPTDSGDLDEDGDLSERLPIDQLGMRRISNGTVDLGAYELQLTPPVITLLGDSSIQIEAGIETFTDPGASAHDAEDGDISNNIVVGGDSVDANTPGEYAITYNVIDSYGLAAAEVIRTVTVVDTTAPVITLNGASTIIHQINGSAYTELGAQVSDAGDPNVTLVIGGNAVNINAAGSYVITYNAADASGNVSAEVIRTVYVINPDEFEISVEQMVIMEDGSVQLAIEAIPGAQYAIEYSEDLVKWTRIPDTITATAPHLQWIDRGLPETPSHPSTVTKRFYRFVLISE, from the coding sequence ATGAATGATTGCTACGGTTGGTCTCATACAAACTTTTGGTGGCCTACTATGCTAAACCACCGTATTCTAATCATTATCGCGTTCATTGCATCTAGCTGTCTCGGCTTTGGTGTTTCTGAAGTTTACGTCGATCAGGCTGCTGATTACAGCCCATCTGCCCCGTCATCGGGAAGCAGCGTCACTTGGCTGGCAGCAACAGATAAAGAAGTCTCAAGTTTAACCTATGGCAGCAACGCTTTCAGTTCGCTACAGGAAGCCATCGATGCAGTCGATCCTGGAGGAACCGTTTACATCGCAGCTGGGAATTACAAAGAAGGTGCCACCCTCGTGATCAGTAAGGATCTAAGCTTACAGGGAGACGGAGCCGAAACGACAATCCTATCCGGAAATTCTGATGGCGACTACGGGGTCGACAGCGGCGAATACAGAGTGCTCGATATTATCGGCAGCGACACGACAGTCTACCTCTACGACCTCGCAGTGAGCGACGGTCAAGGAAATGTGACCGGAGGCAGTTCGTCCTCAAACCACATGGGAGGCGGCATTAACAATGCAGGCATTCTAACACTGGAGCGCTGTATCATCTCTAATAATACAGTGACTGTCGGGGGCGGCATTTATAATAGCGGAACCTTAACTATAACTAACTGCACGCTCAGTCAGAATCGCGGTAGCGGCGGCGCACTTGCGATGGCATCAGGGAGTGCGACCATTACATCCAGCATACTCAGTGATAACTTCAGCTATAATAATGGTGGAGCCATCAGTATGGATGCAAATACCAGCGTAACACTTATAGGAAGTGTCCTCAATTCCAACACCGCCTATTCGGGGGCGGCCATTTATTCCTCCAACAATGCCAGCCTATCCTTAGAAGGCTGCACCCTGATAGACAACGAAGCCGAGAGCGATGGTGGAGCCATCAATACACTCACTAATGGCACGCTCTCGATCATCGACACTGAGATCGAGGGGAACACCAGCACCGCCGGCAATGGAGGTGGGATCGCTATCGGAAAATCGACCCACGTGTCATTGACCGGATCCTCAATTTCCAACAACTACGCCAGTGCCCAGGGAGGCGGCATCTTCAATGCAGGAATTCTAATTGTGGAAGACAGCTCGCTCGCCTCAAATTCTGGATACAGTGGAGGCGGTCTCTATAATGAAACGGACGGCACCTACGGAAATTCCGAGGATGGACAAGCTCAGCTAACACGCTGCCAGATCACACAAAATACATCCCGAGCTCAAAACGGAGGTGGTATTTACAACGCATCCGGCGGGTCTACCGACCTAACAGCAATCCGTGACGAAAACAACGTATTACTCCCCGATGATGGGGCAGTGCTCAACTTGATCGACACCCGTATCGAGCAGAACTCATCGGGAAATCATGGCGGTGGTCTCTATAACCAAGGCACTGCAACGATCGAAAACTGTATTTTCAATGCGAACACCTCGAAATCAGACGGCGCTGCGATCTACAACTACTCCGCCGAATATACCCACTATACCACCGCGATTGGCGATATCCTCGTTAGCCCCGGAGAGGTAGTCATGACGAATACGACTCTCTCGGGCAATCAGGCCACTAATAATTATAATAATCACACTAGAGGTGGCGGGCTCTATAATGAACGGAGTGAAGCCGCAATCTACAACTGCACGATCACCAATAATACGGCCACTTTTGGAGGTGGGATCTACAACGCAAAAACGCTACTACTGGCCAATTCGCTCCTACTGGGTAACTCTGTCACGGGCAGCGCAGGTGGCGTGAACTTATGGGAAGACTCTGCCATCACCAGCGCGGGGGGCAATATTGTCAATACGCCAACCGGCTATTCCGTAGCCGACATCATCGCATCACTAGCAGAGAACGGTGGCGCGACTCAAACGCACGCAATCATTCCGGGTGGTCCGGCTCATAATGCAGGCGATAAAAAAGCGATTCCTTCGGGACTCACGACCGATCAACGTGGTGCGAATCGAATCGGCGACGGCGCTGTAGATGTCGGGGCGTATGAATATTATGATACGCAGCCTCAGCTCATTTCCAGTGTCCCAAGTATAAATTCCTACGAACTGGATTCCGGTAGCACGATTACGCTGACTGCGAATATGAGTTTGTTAGCAGGTTCGGGCGACATCATCGTCCGCAGCGTTGAATCCGGCGACGCGATCCCCTCTTCGTTCACAGTGTCTGGCACCTCTGTAATTATTACGCTCGGTTCGATCGATGAAATTTCTGGAATGAGCCAGGTCTATCTCGAAATACAGGGTAATGCGCTCTACTCAAATGACGGCAATTCTGTGCCCGTTGCCGTAAGCGGCGCATTCACTTACTTCACCAAGCCTGACAAAGTCTATATTGATCAGCTTGCCGATTTCGATCCGAGTTACCCCAGTATAGGAGAGAGTGTAACCTGGACTTCCAAAGACGGCAGTTCCGTTAGCGGCTTAATCTATGGCTTCAATGCCTTTCCATACATGGGGGATGCATTGCATCAGGTGAAAACCGGTGGAAAAATCTATCTCGCCAGCGGCGAATTTGCCACCGGAGCGACATTAGAACTCACTCGATCCGTCAGTATCATTGGCGAGGGCGCGGACGAAACGATACTCACCGGAGAAAACAGCTACCGCATATTTCGGGTATCAGGCAGCACAACCACGATAAAAATGGAAAGCCTCAGCCTACAGAACGGCTCCCCGGGAATCTCTGAAAACCATTATGGTGGGGCCATTCTAAACGAAGGCGGAACGCTCATACTCAAATATCTGAGCTTTGAGAACAACCTAGCTGGCTATGGTGGCGCCATCATGAACACCGCTGGAGTTGTCCAAATCTACAGCTCCGCCTTTTCTCAGAACGAAGCAATCTACGGGGGCGGAGGCATTGCCAACATCAGCTTAAGCGAGTATGCCGAACTGAACCTAGTCAATAGCGCCTTCTCTAACAATATCAGCAACGTATCAGAATATTCCTTAGTCAGTGGAGGCGCTGCCATCTTAAATTTTGAGATATCTCCATCCATGCCGGCAACAATGCAGATCTTCAACTGCACTATTTCAGGTAATCACAGTGTGAAAGGAAATTCCGGCGGTGTATTATCCGAATCGAGCGATGCGATCAGTATCCGAAACAGCATCATTGTCGGAAACAGTAGTGCCGTCAGCAGTGATGACAATGTTGCCCTATTCCCTGAAGTAAGCGACGAGAACAATCTCTTCGAAATCCCCAGTGGCTATGCCCTCTCAGACCTCATCAGTTCATTCGGTGACCACGGCGGAAGCGTTCACAGCTTCGCACTCGTTGCCGGCAGTCCAGCCATCGATGCCGGCATAAATACAGCCTTACCTACAGATAGTGGCGACCTCGACGAGGATGGCGACCTGAGCGAAAGATTACCTATCGACCAATTGGGAATGAGACGCATCAGCAATGGCACAGTCGACCTAGGTGCCTATGAACTGCAACTCACCCCTCCGGTCATCACACTGCTGGGAGACTCCAGTATACAAATCGAAGCTGGCATCGAAACCTTCACCGATCCAGGAGCAAGTGCCCACGATGCTGAAGATGGAGATATCTCCAATAATATTGTCGTGGGTGGAGACAGCGTCGATGCCAACACCCCAGGCGAATACGCGATCACCTACAACGTGATAGACAGTTACGGCTTGGCTGCAGCTGAAGTCATTCGCACGGTGACAGTGGTGGATACCACGGCCCCAGTAATTACATTGAATGGCGCAAGCACCATAATTCATCAAATCAACGGCAGCGCTTACACTGAATTAGGGGCGCAAGTATCCGACGCGGGAGATCCTAATGTGACATTAGTCATCGGGGGAAATGCCGTAAATATCAATGCCGCCGGGAGCTATGTCATCACCTATAACGCAGCTGATGCCTCTGGGAATGTCTCCGCAGAAGTGATACGCACCGTTTACGTAATTAATCCAGACGAGTTCGAAATAAGCGTAGAGCAAATGGTGATCATGGAGGATGGCAGTGTGCAGTTAGCAATCGAGGCCATCCCCGGAGCTCAATACGCCATAGAGTACAGTGAGGACTTGGTCAAATGGACACGCATTCCAGATACAATAACCGCCACTGCCCCCCATCTACAGTGGATCGATCGCGGTTTGCCAGAGACCCCCAGCCATCCATCCACAGTAACCAAGCGATTCTACCGCTTCGTATTAATCAGCGAGTAG
- a CDS encoding PEP-CTERM sorting domain-containing protein (PEP-CTERM proteins occur, often in large numbers, in the proteomes of bacteria that also encode an exosortase, a predicted intramembrane cysteine proteinase. The presence of a PEP-CTERM domain at a protein's C-terminus predicts cleavage within the sorting domain, followed by covalent anchoring to some some component of the (usually Gram-negative) cell surface. Many PEP-CTERM proteins exhibit an unusual sequence composition that includes large numbers of potential glycosylation sites. Expression of one such protein has been shown restore the ability of a bacterium to form floc, a type of biofilm.), which yields MKVTKSQSRALKKTALIIAFLGSSINASNASMYLAISYDGLNTIIQASGSWDSFELNTTVEGYENGFMNPQLIEHFGGEFDWSSGGLTLSDGNALPQFGFTFDTNGDAFGFNQYNVAAPVGYTAGDNINATIIVEGDVFGITSNPNQGGTYSNESNSLTWATVPEPSSFAMITGLASIAAIVRRRRHRG from the coding sequence ATGAAAGTCACAAAGTCCCAATCGCGCGCTCTTAAAAAAACAGCCTTAATTATCGCATTCCTAGGGAGCTCAATAAATGCCAGTAATGCTTCGATGTACTTAGCCATCTCTTATGACGGACTAAATACAATTATCCAAGCGAGTGGCTCATGGGATAGCTTTGAACTCAACACTACTGTCGAAGGTTATGAGAACGGGTTTATGAACCCCCAGCTAATAGAGCATTTTGGCGGTGAATTCGACTGGTCTTCCGGCGGCTTGACTTTAAGCGATGGCAACGCTCTGCCCCAATTCGGATTTACTTTCGATACCAATGGCGATGCCTTTGGGTTCAATCAATACAATGTGGCAGCCCCCGTAGGCTATACCGCCGGCGACAACATCAACGCGACCATCATTGTCGAGGGCGATGTTTTTGGGATTACATCAAACCCAAATCAAGGCGGAACTTATTCGAACGAGAGTAACTCGCTCACTTGGGCAACAGTTCCAGAGCCAAGTAGTTTCGCCATGATCACAGGCCTGGCATCCATTGCTGCGATCGTCCGTCGCCGCAGACATCGCGGATAA
- a CDS encoding PEP-CTERM sorting domain-containing protein: MNNKNSLIALALGLATFTTSADAIVNIQIQEIGSDVVITGSGTINTTELSAAASNDIKGLNLAFGFFTIGASDNSYLVTVTGPGGGVLGTDGYTPATSVSGDAMGFGSGGSSIVVPVGYVSGDPLSGSGIWAGESLESLELNVGSYSWTWGSGANADSMHVTIVPEPSSAALLVGCAALGFASRRRKRQS; the protein is encoded by the coding sequence ATGAATAATAAAAATTCCTTAATTGCATTAGCGCTCGGGCTTGCCACCTTTACTACTTCAGCTGATGCTATAGTTAATATTCAGATTCAAGAAATTGGGTCAGATGTCGTAATCACTGGTAGCGGAACAATTAATACAACTGAATTGTCCGCAGCAGCGAGCAATGACATTAAAGGATTGAATCTTGCATTTGGTTTTTTTACCATTGGTGCGTCTGATAATTCATATTTAGTGACTGTTACTGGGCCCGGTGGAGGTGTTTTAGGCACTGATGGATACACACCGGCAACATCGGTTTCGGGAGACGCGATGGGGTTCGGAAGTGGTGGATCTTCAATTGTTGTACCTGTTGGCTATGTTTCGGGTGATCCTTTAAGCGGGTCTGGCATCTGGGCCGGAGAATCGCTGGAAAGTCTTGAGCTGAATGTTGGAAGCTATTCTTGGACTTGGGGCAGCGGAGCAAATGCTGATTCGATGCATGTGACGATTGTTCCTGAACCCTCGTCCGCAGCCTTACTAGTGGGATGCGCTGCCCTCGGGTTCGCGAGTCGGCGTAGAAAGCGTCAATCGTAA
- a CDS encoding methyltransferase domain-containing protein — translation MDPYTNPDSQTDRTQQAMITRLEERGQHAFFQKMIDDYIDSIPSDQPLRALDLGCGTGVVARRLANALHSDSEIHGADISDVLLAKGRRQDLAQGIHWDHIQPGALPYEERSFDVIVMHTLLSHVPNPLSLLQETARVLAPTGQLIVFDADHAGTTYGQESYEAMRRVDHLLTSAVATHPDLCRQMPRYLKAAGLSLNSHRSVILSECGRGDYWLSSVRGFAGILPALNVLSEEEGQQWVDAMHASHDNDTFFASGAFFTFYASHS, via the coding sequence ATGGACCCTTACACCAATCCAGACTCTCAAACAGATCGCACCCAGCAGGCAATGATCACTCGCTTAGAAGAGCGCGGTCAGCATGCTTTCTTTCAAAAGATGATCGACGATTATATTGACTCGATCCCAAGCGATCAGCCTCTGCGCGCATTAGACCTCGGCTGCGGCACGGGTGTAGTGGCAAGGCGCTTAGCGAACGCGCTTCACTCGGACTCCGAGATCCATGGGGCCGACATCAGCGATGTTCTACTGGCCAAGGGGCGGCGACAGGATCTTGCGCAAGGCATTCACTGGGACCACATCCAGCCAGGCGCGTTGCCTTACGAAGAGCGCTCTTTCGATGTCATTGTCATGCACACTTTGCTGAGTCATGTGCCGAATCCACTGTCGTTGCTACAAGAAACCGCGCGCGTGCTGGCGCCGACGGGTCAATTGATCGTCTTTGATGCCGACCACGCAGGAACCACCTACGGCCAAGAAAGCTACGAGGCTATGCGTCGCGTGGATCACCTGCTGACTTCGGCAGTCGCCACACATCCGGACCTCTGCCGGCAGATGCCACGTTATTTAAAAGCAGCCGGACTCAGTTTAAATAGCCATCGTTCCGTCATCCTATCGGAGTGCGGACGTGGCGACTACTGGTTGTCGAGCGTGCGAGGATTTGCCGGTATTCTCCCGGCGCTCAATGTCCTCTCCGAAGAAGAGGGCCAGCAATGGGTCGATGCCATGCATGCGTCCCACGACAACGACACCTTCTTCGCCTCTGGAGCCTTCTTCACCTTTTACGCATCCCACTCATAA
- a CDS encoding metalloregulator ArsR/SmtB family transcription factor, which yields MPNSNDSRATSELLKAFSHPTRLAILQELVSGPKCVTDMEDLLPARQANISQHLSVLRHAELVDYAQEGTQRCYYLSRQDLVLDMLALLQRNDPVLTRSPAEIRAEKERLAIT from the coding sequence ATGCCGAATTCAAATGATTCCCGCGCCACCTCCGAACTGTTGAAAGCATTCTCGCACCCGACCCGTTTGGCCATTCTACAAGAATTGGTTTCTGGGCCCAAGTGCGTAACCGACATGGAAGATTTGCTACCCGCGCGTCAGGCTAACATTTCTCAACATCTCTCCGTCCTGCGGCATGCCGAGCTCGTCGATTACGCTCAAGAAGGCACACAACGTTGCTACTACTTAAGCCGCCAAGACTTAGTCCTCGACATGCTCGCCCTCCTCCAGCGTAACGACCCCGTACTGACACGAAGTCCCGCAGAGATTCGCGCAGAGAAAGAACGCCTCGCTATTACTTAA